Proteins from one Desulfovibrio intestinalis genomic window:
- the gyrA gene encoding DNA gyrase subunit A: MQQPQISIETELRKSYLEYSLSVIIGRAIPDARDGLKPVHRRIMFAQYELANNYNRPHKKSARVVGDVIGKYHPHGDSAVYDALVRMAQEFSMRDPLVDGQGNFGSIDGDAPAAMRYTEVRMSKLAQEFLGDLDKNTVDFRPNYDNTLQEPTVMPSKVPNLLVNGSSGIAVGMATNIPPHNLGELCDALQVLLDNPQCSVDDLMEHVKGPDFPTSGFVYAGKGLYDAYHTGRGTVKVRGRMEIEERKKGFQSIVIREIPYGLNKSSLVEKIAALVNDRKIDGITDLRDESDRKGIRVVIDLKRGTIPDIVINGLYKFTPLETSFGINMLAVVDNRPQLLNLKTALTCFVDHRREVVIRRTRYDLEKAEARAHILEGLRVAIDNIDEVVALIRASANPEEARNALMKRFEFTEIQAKAILEMRLQRLTGLQREELMAEYKDLLQKIEFYRSILENSEVLRNELRREVSEIRETFATPRRTEVLREALTDIDIEDLIPDEEVVITLSRRGYMKRTGLENYQQQKRGGKGIAALHTSDDDYVQEFLSTTNHQYLCLFTNKGRMHQLKVHQVPEGSRTAKGVHINNLLPLEDNEWVTTVLALREFAEDKYFLFVTKRGMVKRSSASLYARCRKTGLMAVGLREDDELVVVRPIREDSHIVLATADGIAIRFSCRDVRPMGRVATGVKGIALRRQDFVVAGVIMKETDQTTEIMSISANGYGKRTSVELYRLQSRGGKGIINFKVTGKTGPVVGAMPVRDNDGLILLTSANKIVRISVDEVRTKGRATMGVMLVRLDEGGHVVGFDRVDEGGQTGRYVNEELDEIMSDEAVEGGEAPAVAAPADAQPAQNDEPEDDEQQNDA; this comes from the coding sequence ATGCAGCAGCCGCAGATAAGCATAGAAACAGAACTCCGCAAGTCGTACCTGGAGTATTCCCTTTCGGTCATCATCGGGCGCGCCATTCCCGACGCGCGTGACGGCCTGAAGCCCGTACACAGGCGCATCATGTTCGCCCAGTACGAGCTTGCCAACAACTACAACCGCCCGCATAAAAAATCCGCCCGCGTGGTCGGTGACGTTATCGGTAAGTATCACCCCCACGGCGACTCGGCGGTGTATGACGCCCTGGTGCGTATGGCGCAGGAATTTTCCATGCGCGATCCTCTGGTGGACGGGCAGGGCAACTTTGGCTCCATCGACGGCGACGCCCCGGCGGCCATGCGTTACACCGAAGTGCGCATGTCCAAGCTGGCTCAGGAATTTCTGGGCGACCTGGACAAGAACACCGTAGATTTTAGGCCCAACTACGACAATACCTTGCAGGAACCCACGGTTATGCCCAGCAAGGTGCCCAACCTGCTGGTCAACGGCAGCTCGGGTATTGCTGTTGGTATGGCCACCAATATTCCGCCCCACAACCTGGGCGAGCTGTGCGATGCCCTGCAGGTGCTGCTGGACAATCCCCAGTGCAGCGTTGACGATCTTATGGAACATGTGAAAGGCCCGGACTTTCCCACCAGCGGTTTTGTTTATGCTGGCAAGGGACTTTACGACGCCTACCACACCGGGCGCGGCACCGTTAAGGTGCGCGGCCGTATGGAAATTGAAGAGCGCAAGAAGGGCTTTCAATCCATTGTTATCAGAGAAATTCCTTACGGGCTCAACAAGTCTTCGCTGGTGGAAAAAATCGCGGCTCTGGTCAACGACCGCAAGATCGACGGCATCACCGACCTGCGCGACGAATCTGACCGCAAGGGCATCCGCGTGGTTATCGACCTCAAGCGCGGCACCATTCCTGATATCGTCATCAACGGCTTGTACAAGTTCACGCCGCTGGAAACCAGTTTTGGCATCAACATGCTGGCCGTGGTGGACAACCGCCCGCAGCTGCTGAACCTCAAGACAGCCCTGACCTGCTTTGTGGATCACAGGCGTGAAGTGGTCATTCGCCGCACGCGCTATGATCTTGAAAAGGCCGAGGCCCGCGCCCACATTCTTGAAGGCCTGCGCGTTGCCATCGACAATATTGACGAAGTTGTGGCTCTTATCCGTGCGTCCGCGAACCCGGAAGAAGCCCGCAACGCCCTTATGAAGCGCTTTGAATTCACTGAAATTCAGGCCAAGGCCATTCTTGAAATGCGCCTGCAGCGCCTTACGGGCTTGCAGCGCGAAGAACTTATGGCCGAATACAAGGACCTGCTGCAAAAGATCGAATTCTACCGCTCCATTCTGGAAAATTCTGAGGTGCTGCGCAACGAGCTCAGACGAGAAGTCAGCGAGATCCGCGAAACTTTTGCAACGCCCCGCCGTACCGAGGTCTTGCGCGAAGCTCTTACGGATATAGATATTGAAGACCTCATTCCTGACGAAGAAGTGGTCATCACCCTGTCGCGCCGTGGCTACATGAAGCGCACCGGGCTTGAAAACTATCAGCAGCAGAAGCGCGGCGGCAAGGGCATCGCGGCCCTGCACACTTCTGACGACGACTATGTGCAGGAATTTTTGAGCACAACCAACCACCAGTACCTCTGCCTCTTCACCAACAAGGGGCGCATGCACCAGCTCAAGGTGCATCAGGTGCCGGAGGGCAGCCGTACGGCCAAGGGCGTGCACATCAACAACCTGTTGCCGCTTGAGGATAACGAGTGGGTCACCACCGTGCTGGCCCTGCGCGAATTTGCCGAAGACAAGTATTTCCTCTTCGTCACCAAGCGCGGCATGGTCAAGCGTTCCTCGGCTTCGCTCTATGCGCGTTGCCGCAAGACTGGCCTCATGGCCGTGGGCCTGCGTGAAGACGACGAGCTGGTGGTGGTGCGTCCCATCCGTGAAGACAGCCATATAGTGCTGGCCACGGCAGACGGCATAGCCATCCGCTTCTCCTGCCGGGATGTGCGGCCTATGGGCCGCGTGGCCACGGGCGTCAAGGGCATTGCCCTGCGCAGGCAGGACTTCGTGGTTGCTGGCGTTATCATGAAGGAAACGGACCAGACCACGGAAATTATGTCCATTTCGGCCAACGGCTACGGCAAGCGCACCAGTGTCGAGCTTTATCGCCTGCAATCGCGCGGCGGCAAGGGCATTATCAACTTCAAGGTCACGGGCAAAACCGGGCCTGTGGTTGGGGCCATGCCTGTGCGCGACAATGACGGCCTTATCCTGCTGACTTCAGCCAACAAGATCGTGCGCATCAGTGTGGACGAAGTGCGCACCAAGGGCCGCGCCACTATGGGCGTCATGCTGGTGCGTCTGGACGAAGGCGGCCACGTTGTGGGCTTTGACCGCGTGGACGAAGGCGGCCAGACAGGCCGTTATGTGAATGAAGAACTGGACGAAATCATGTCTGATGAGGCCGTTGAGGGGGGCGAAGCTCCTGCGGTTGCAGCTCCGGCTGATGCCCAGCCGGCACAGAATGACGAACCAGAAGATGACGAACAGCAGAACGACGCCTGA
- a CDS encoding tetratricopeptide repeat protein, producing MFFIVEKQDFRGAAVPPWSPASLWCARLAYGKPWTSVVARMRGIGLCMLCCLCFAIAGCDSTALKGDDLSQAREAVSQRQWSLAERLLERYLREAQDSQDADSRWEAWQQLLVVVNAAGQEPRASLEYLETMLEEYMDDDARSAVILQRMAEVNESLHRYERAVDIWNAYIGLGGLSAQQVLEGYRRLAAMQFSLRRFDAGEDTLQFCLALPLPDHDKIMCMYDLADQNMARERWQDVADLSQQMLDSDPDQNVRGMAGYLMADALEQLGKSSEALKQFELARDAYPNPSVIDNRIAHLRKKLKK from the coding sequence ATGTTTTTCATTGTTGAAAAACAGGATTTCAGGGGGGCGGCTGTGCCCCCCTGGTCGCCCGCAAGCTTATGGTGTGCGCGGCTGGCATATGGCAAGCCTTGGACCAGCGTAGTGGCCCGCATGCGTGGAATAGGCCTGTGCATGCTCTGTTGTTTGTGTTTTGCGATTGCGGGGTGCGACAGCACGGCCCTGAAGGGTGACGACCTTTCGCAGGCGCGGGAAGCCGTTTCGCAGCGTCAGTGGTCCCTTGCCGAAAGGCTGCTTGAGCGTTATCTGCGTGAGGCGCAGGACAGTCAGGACGCCGACAGCAGGTGGGAAGCCTGGCAGCAGTTGCTTGTGGTGGTCAATGCCGCAGGGCAGGAACCCCGTGCAAGCCTTGAATATCTTGAAACCATGCTTGAAGAATACATGGATGACGATGCCCGCAGCGCCGTCATCCTGCAACGCATGGCTGAAGTGAATGAAAGCCTGCACCGCTATGAGCGCGCAGTGGATATCTGGAACGCCTATATAGGCCTGGGCGGGCTCAGCGCGCAGCAGGTGCTTGAAGGGTACAGGCGTCTGGCGGCCATGCAGTTCAGTTTGCGCCGTTTTGACGCTGGCGAGGATACGTTGCAGTTTTGTCTGGCTTTGCCACTGCCAGACCACGATAAGATCATGTGTATGTATGATCTGGCGGATCAGAATATGGCCAGGGAACGCTGGCAGGATGTGGCCGATCTTTCGCAACAGATGCTGGACAGCGACCCCGATCAGAATGTGCGGGGCATGGCCGGGTATCTGATGGCGGACGCTCTTGAACAACTGGGCAAGAGCAGTGAAGCATTGAAACAATTTGAATTGGCGCGCGACGCATACCCCAATCCGTCGGTCATCGACAATCGCATTGCGCATCTGCGCAAAAAACTGAAGAAGTAA
- the def gene encoding peptide deformylase, with amino-acid sequence MILDIVTYPDPRLKEVCEPVGEVTDEIRQFAADMLETMYEAPGVGLAAPQVGRNIRMLVMDPSSQKDERNPRVLINPVLTLSGEEVVSEQEGCLSVPMNYRADVKRMSKVHLKAQDLDGNVIEEDLEEFPAIVMQHEFDHLDGILFIDKISRLRRSLYDSKVKKWLKKKTAE; translated from the coding sequence ATGATTCTTGATATTGTTACCTATCCTGATCCGCGCCTCAAAGAGGTGTGCGAGCCTGTGGGTGAAGTGACGGACGAAATCCGCCAGTTCGCTGCCGACATGCTCGAAACCATGTATGAAGCGCCCGGCGTGGGGCTTGCCGCCCCGCAGGTGGGCCGCAATATCCGCATGCTGGTTATGGACCCTTCATCACAGAAGGATGAAAGAAACCCGCGTGTGCTCATTAATCCTGTGCTGACACTTTCTGGCGAGGAAGTTGTGAGCGAGCAGGAGGGCTGCCTTTCTGTGCCAATGAACTACCGTGCAGACGTAAAGCGCATGAGCAAGGTTCATCTGAAGGCCCAGGATCTGGACGGCAATGTCATTGAAGAAGATCTGGAAGAGTTTCCCGCCATTGTCATGCAGCATGAGTTCGATCACCTGGACGGTATTCTGTTTATCGACAAAATCAGCCGTCTGAGGCGCAGCCTGTATGACAGCAAGGTAAAAAAATGGCTCAAGAAAAAGACTGCCGAATAG
- the aspS gene encoding aspartate--tRNA ligase: MAEQTPAQGQDVQQEHQKYIADLGQWHRSHSCGELTLANDGQEVCLMGWVQYRRDHGGLIFVDLRDRMGLTQVVFSPDAAPSAHENAHILRSEYVLAIKGKVRPRPEGMINSNMVTGQIEVVATEWKLLNTSKTPPFAIEDRCDAGENLRLAWRYLDLRRPRMQANLRLRHKVAQCVRRYLDEGNFVEVETPILTKSTPEGARDFLVPSRLNSGEFYALPQSPQLFKQLLMVAGMDRYFQIVRCFRDEDLRADRQPEFTQVDIEMSFADEETVMGMAEGLMARVFKDVMGKEIALPFPRMPWDEAMARYGVDKPDTRFGLELVNITEIVRGSGFKLFATAPLVKGMKVPGGEGMTRKEIDAFTEFVKIYGAQGLAWIKIKADEWQSPIAKFLSDEERKGIAEALDLKVGDIVFFQAGDPGMVNAALGNLRVHLAHHLKLIPEDSFNFLWVTDFPLFEYNDEEKRYVACHHPFTAPAPGHMELMTTDPAKARARAYDMVLNGSEVGGGSIRIHSGEVQRRMFEALGFTPEQAESQFGFLIQALEQGAPPHGGLAFGLDRLIMLLAGASSIRDVIAFPKTQKATCLMTDAPAPVAAKQLRELGLRLREQPGDKPKTDKPGEETKAD, translated from the coding sequence ATGGCCGAGCAGACGCCCGCACAGGGCCAGGACGTGCAGCAGGAGCATCAGAAGTATATCGCCGACCTTGGCCAGTGGCATCGCAGCCACAGCTGCGGCGAATTGACGCTTGCCAATGACGGGCAGGAAGTCTGCCTTATGGGCTGGGTGCAATACCGTCGTGACCACGGCGGGCTCATCTTTGTGGACCTGCGCGACCGTATGGGCCTTACCCAGGTGGTCTTCAGCCCTGATGCGGCTCCCAGCGCGCATGAGAACGCGCACATTCTGCGTTCTGAATATGTGCTTGCCATCAAGGGCAAGGTGCGTCCGCGCCCCGAGGGTATGATTAATTCCAATATGGTGACGGGCCAGATTGAAGTGGTGGCAACGGAATGGAAGCTGCTTAATACTTCCAAAACGCCGCCTTTCGCCATTGAAGACCGTTGCGATGCCGGTGAAAACCTGCGTCTGGCCTGGCGTTACCTTGATCTGCGCCGCCCGCGCATGCAGGCCAATCTGCGTTTGCGCCATAAAGTGGCCCAGTGCGTGCGCCGCTATCTTGACGAGGGCAATTTTGTTGAGGTGGAAACCCCCATCCTCACCAAGTCCACGCCCGAAGGCGCTCGTGACTTTCTGGTGCCCAGCCGCCTGAATTCCGGCGAATTCTACGCCCTGCCGCAGTCGCCCCAGCTCTTCAAGCAGCTGCTTATGGTAGCTGGTATGGACCGCTATTTCCAGATCGTGCGCTGCTTCCGTGACGAAGACCTGCGCGCCGACCGCCAGCCCGAGTTCACTCAGGTGGACATCGAAATGAGCTTTGCGGACGAAGAAACCGTCATGGGCATGGCTGAAGGTCTTATGGCCCGCGTGTTCAAGGACGTGATGGGCAAGGAAATCGCTTTGCCCTTCCCGCGCATGCCCTGGGACGAAGCAATGGCCCGCTACGGCGTGGACAAGCCCGACACCCGCTTTGGCCTTGAACTGGTTAATATCACCGAGATCGTGCGTGGCTCCGGCTTCAAGCTGTTTGCCACCGCGCCCCTGGTCAAGGGTATGAAGGTTCCCGGCGGCGAAGGCATGACCCGCAAGGAAATCGACGCCTTTACCGAATTTGTGAAAATCTACGGCGCTCAGGGTCTGGCCTGGATCAAGATCAAGGCCGACGAATGGCAGTCGCCCATTGCCAAGTTCCTTTCTGACGAGGAACGCAAGGGCATTGCCGAAGCTCTGGACCTCAAGGTGGGCGACATCGTCTTCTTCCAGGCTGGCGACCCCGGCATGGTCAATGCTGCGCTGGGCAACCTGCGCGTGCACCTGGCCCACCACCTCAAGCTTATCCCTGAAGACAGCTTCAATTTCCTCTGGGTCACGGACTTTCCTCTGTTTGAATACAATGACGAGGAAAAGCGCTACGTGGCCTGCCACCATCCCTTCACGGCTCCGGCCCCGGGTCATATGGAACTGATGACCACTGATCCGGCCAAGGCCCGTGCCCGCGCCTATGATATGGTGCTCAACGGCAGTGAAGTGGGCGGCGGTTCCATCCGTATTCATTCCGGTGAAGTGCAACGCCGCATGTTTGAAGCCCTCGGCTTTACGCCCGAGCAGGCCGAAAGCCAGTTTGGCTTTCTTATTCAGGCTCTGGAGCAGGGCGCTCCGCCGCATGGCGGCCTTGCCTTCGGCCTTGACCGCCTTATCATGTTGTTAGCAGGCGCAAGCAGCATCCGTGACGTTATTGCCTTCCCAAAAACGCAAAAAGCTACCTGCCTTATGACGGACGCCCCCGCGCCCGTGGCAGCCAAGCAGTTGCGTGAACTGGGCCTGCGCCTGCGCGAGCAGCCGGGTGATAAGCCCAAGACCGACAAACCCGGTGAAGAGACAAAGGCTGACTAA
- the purF gene encoding amidophosphoribosyltransferase: MIKHECGVFGIYDHDEAARLAYFGLYAQQHRGQESAGIVTFGTDGVHEHKGMGLVPDVFTEASLQKLTGRNAIGHVRYSTTGSSSASNAQPFLTNYKGRSIALAHNGNLVNAGQLREDLENEGAIFSTSNDTEVFMHLLVRALRHNDLPGAVKEACYRVRGAYCLLVMMDGIMVAVRDPHGFHPLALGRMNGSTVFASETCAFDLLEAEFIRSVAPGEVVIVEGNNVSSDTLIGPMPEKPAQCIFELVYFARPDSYIFDEQVYLCRKKMGCNLARESTPDVDFVMPFPDSGIYPALGFAQGSGLPYEHAMIRNHYVGRTFIQPSQSMRSFGVRVKINPVREMIEGKRICIIDDSIVRGTTMTTRVKKLRELGAKEVHIRISSPPVISPCYYGIDFSSRGELIAAQHNLAEITRKLDVDSLHYLSIEGLLGSVSQPQNYCMACFTGNYPVPCDDCGGKFKLEGSCGSR; the protein is encoded by the coding sequence ATGATTAAGCACGAATGCGGTGTTTTTGGCATTTATGACCATGACGAGGCTGCCCGTCTGGCCTACTTCGGTCTTTACGCCCAGCAGCACCGGGGGCAGGAAAGCGCGGGTATCGTCACCTTTGGCACTGACGGCGTACACGAGCACAAGGGCATGGGCCTTGTGCCCGACGTCTTTACCGAAGCCAGCCTGCAAAAACTCACAGGCCGCAACGCTATCGGGCATGTGCGCTATTCCACTACGGGCAGTTCTTCCGCCAGCAATGCCCAGCCTTTTCTGACCAATTACAAGGGCAGATCCATAGCGCTGGCCCATAACGGCAACCTGGTCAATGCCGGGCAACTGCGCGAAGATCTGGAAAACGAAGGGGCTATTTTTTCCACCAGCAATGACACGGAAGTGTTCATGCATCTGCTGGTGCGCGCCCTGCGCCACAACGATTTGCCAGGAGCCGTCAAGGAAGCCTGCTACCGTGTACGCGGCGCATACTGCCTGCTGGTCATGATGGACGGCATTATGGTGGCTGTGCGCGATCCCCACGGCTTTCATCCCCTGGCTTTGGGCCGCATGAACGGCAGCACCGTTTTTGCTTCCGAAACCTGTGCGTTCGACTTGCTTGAGGCGGAATTTATCCGTTCGGTCGCGCCGGGCGAAGTGGTCATTGTTGAAGGCAACAACGTCAGCAGCGACACGCTCATTGGCCCCATGCCGGAAAAACCGGCCCAGTGTATTTTTGAACTGGTCTATTTTGCCAGACCCGACTCTTATATTTTTGACGAGCAGGTCTACCTGTGCCGCAAAAAAATGGGCTGCAATCTGGCCAGGGAATCAACGCCTGACGTGGATTTTGTCATGCCTTTTCCCGACTCGGGCATTTATCCCGCCCTGGGTTTCGCGCAAGGCTCGGGCCTGCCCTATGAGCATGCAATGATACGAAACCACTATGTGGGGCGTACCTTTATTCAGCCTTCGCAGAGCATGCGCAGCTTTGGCGTGCGCGTGAAGATCAATCCCGTGCGCGAGATGATCGAAGGCAAGCGTATCTGCATTATTGACGACAGTATCGTGCGCGGCACCACTATGACGACCCGCGTGAAAAAGCTGCGCGAACTGGGCGCCAAGGAAGTGCATATCCGCATTTCTTCGCCGCCGGTTATTTCTCCCTGCTATTACGGCATTGATTTTTCATCGCGTGGCGAACTCATCGCCGCCCAGCACAATCTGGCGGAAATAACGCGCAAGCTGGATGTGGATTCGCTGCATTACCTTAGTATTGAGGGCTTGCTTGGCTCCGTATCGCAGCCGCAGAATTACTGCATGGCCTGCTTTACCGGGAACTATCCCGTGCCTTGTGACGACTGTGGCGGCAAGTTTAAGCTTGAAGGCTCCTGCGGTTCACGCTAA
- the hisS gene encoding histidine--tRNA ligase, with the protein MSIARIKGFADMFPPDSEVFTRIENTARAVFSRYGFVELRTPIVEFTELFQRSIGEETDVVQKEMYTFPDRKSRSLTLRPEATAGVMRAYIESGLANREPVSRLFTTGPMFRYERPQKGRMRQFHQINCECLGSHSPYADADLISMLLRFLDALGLTDLTLKVNSLGCSECRPKFKEALLAYLQTVDSAALCPDCARRVNTNPLRVLDCKQPGCRAITDAAPKLLDYNCPDCRAHFDTVLDLLGAEKLPYELDHRLVRGLDYYCRTTFEVVSGSIGAQAAVAGGGRYDGLVKSLGGPDTPGVGFAAGMERLALMMGEGDANPADFYLVGMDAQSKAQGYALAQSLRGAGLKGEMNFSEGGFKSLMRQAGKSGARYCLIIGPDEAAQNTVVIKNLESGEQTAVPQSGALHFLQTGTN; encoded by the coding sequence ATGAGCATCGCACGCATCAAGGGTTTCGCGGATATGTTTCCGCCGGACAGCGAAGTATTCACCCGTATCGAAAATACGGCGCGCGCTGTTTTCAGCCGCTACGGATTTGTGGAACTGCGCACACCCATTGTGGAATTTACAGAGCTTTTCCAGCGCTCCATCGGTGAAGAAACCGACGTGGTGCAGAAAGAAATGTACACGTTTCCCGACCGCAAGAGCAGGTCGCTGACGCTGCGGCCAGAAGCCACGGCGGGCGTCATGCGGGCCTATATTGAAAGCGGCCTTGCCAACAGGGAACCTGTAAGCCGCCTTTTCACCACCGGGCCCATGTTCCGGTACGAGCGCCCGCAGAAGGGCCGCATGCGGCAGTTCCACCAGATCAACTGCGAATGTCTCGGTTCGCACAGCCCTTATGCTGACGCTGATCTCATCAGCATGCTGCTGCGGTTTCTTGATGCCCTGGGCCTCACTGACCTGACCCTCAAGGTCAATTCCCTTGGGTGCAGTGAATGCCGTCCCAAATTCAAGGAAGCGCTGCTGGCCTATCTGCAAACTGTAGACAGCGCCGCTCTTTGCCCGGACTGCGCCCGCAGGGTGAATACCAACCCCCTGCGCGTGCTGGACTGCAAGCAGCCCGGCTGCCGCGCCATTACGGATGCGGCTCCCAAGCTGCTTGACTATAACTGCCCGGACTGCCGCGCCCACTTTGACACGGTGCTCGACCTGCTTGGCGCTGAAAAGCTGCCCTATGAGCTGGATCACAGGCTGGTGCGCGGGCTTGATTACTATTGCCGTACCACCTTTGAGGTTGTGAGCGGCAGTATTGGCGCGCAGGCGGCTGTGGCAGGCGGGGGCCGTTATGACGGCCTTGTAAAGAGCCTTGGCGGCCCCGACACCCCCGGTGTGGGATTTGCTGCCGGTATGGAGCGTCTGGCCCTCATGATGGGAGAAGGTGACGCGAACCCGGCGGACTTTTACCTTGTGGGTATGGACGCGCAAAGCAAGGCGCAGGGCTATGCCTTGGCGCAGAGCCTGCGCGGCGCGGGCCTCAAGGGTGAAATGAATTTCAGCGAAGGCGGCTTTAAAAGCCTTATGCGTCAGGCGGGCAAGTCTGGCGCGCGCTATTGCCTTATCATTGGGCCGGATGAAGCGGCTCAGAACACTGTGGTTATAAAAAATCTGGAAAGCGGAGAGCAGACAGCCGTGCCGCAGTCCGGGGCACTACACTTTTTGCAAACGGGAACCAACTAA
- a CDS encoding DUF116 domain-containing protein, which yields MKLRKSPFSLPPEQYGGARKRIFIGLMLASCLVLCLGLTVFLILPWSDALNGVVWLEHLSMVVGLACIAALMWLCLMLVFHIYTGKALPGARSVRHVTIRLFFPLMELLAKFVGIDRSKVRRSFIKVNNEMVLSRRKVVQPHQLLLLLPHCVQRSSCPHRLVHNADHCQRCGQCPVGALLDLRDKYCIKFAIATGGTIARRIVVQSRPSCIIAVACERDLTSGIQDSYPLPVFGVLNMRPNGPCLDTLVPMDALEDVIQLFLGMIESLPVRHASLEKMSDITGHKDEKGRA from the coding sequence ATGAAACTGCGTAAATCTCCCTTTTCTCTTCCGCCAGAGCAGTACGGTGGGGCGCGTAAGCGCATCTTCATCGGGCTTATGCTGGCATCGTGTCTGGTACTTTGTCTGGGTCTGACTGTATTTCTAATATTGCCTTGGTCGGACGCCCTAAATGGCGTGGTCTGGCTGGAACATCTGAGTATGGTCGTCGGGCTGGCATGCATTGCTGCGCTTATGTGGCTTTGCCTTATGCTGGTGTTTCATATCTATACTGGCAAGGCACTGCCCGGCGCGCGCAGTGTGCGCCATGTGACCATCCGTCTTTTTTTTCCGCTTATGGAGCTTCTGGCCAAATTCGTTGGCATTGACCGCAGCAAGGTACGGCGAAGCTTTATCAAGGTGAACAACGAGATGGTGCTTTCGCGCCGCAAGGTTGTGCAGCCTCATCAACTGCTGCTGCTTTTGCCGCACTGTGTCCAGCGCTCATCGTGCCCGCACAGGCTCGTGCACAACGCTGACCATTGCCAGCGCTGCGGGCAGTGCCCGGTGGGCGCGCTGCTGGACCTGCGCGACAAGTACTGCATCAAGTTTGCTATAGCCACTGGCGGCACCATTGCGCGGCGCATTGTTGTGCAGAGCCGTCCTTCGTGCATTATTGCCGTTGCCTGCGAGCGTGATCTCACCTCCGGTATACAGGACAGTTATCCCCTGCCAGTGTTTGGTGTGCTGAACATGCGCCCCAACGGGCCGTGCCTCGACACCCTTGTTCCTATGGACGCGCTTGAAGATGTGATTCAGCTATTCCTTGGCATGATCGAGAGCCTGCCCGTGCGGCATGCATCGCTGGAAAAGATGTCTGACATTACAGGGCACAAAGACGAAAAGGGCAGAGCATGA
- the fmt gene encoding methionyl-tRNA formyltransferase gives MAQEKDCRIVFMGTPDFAAASLKKLAAWPRADIVAVYTQPDRPAGRGHKLAMSAVKKLALELGIPVYQPASLKGAEAQAELAALKADVLAVAAYGLILPDAVLAMPRFGAINVHASILPRLRGAAPIQRAVMEGWQPESRAGISIMQIGSRLDAGPVYAMSDTLIGEHTSGTLHDALAEMGADLLEKVLDDILEGRAVAVEQDENLSTHAAKIGKQDGFVDWTLSAAQVHAQIRGVTPKPGARTVLHLDAAAGFTTQILPLIVSPGTIGESTAGEKPGTVRHDSNGLGVACSDRWYMFGLVRPEGRKDMPVRDLLNGGLKNLPEGFCGTARQPEISA, from the coding sequence ATGGCTCAAGAAAAAGACTGCCGAATAGTCTTTATGGGTACGCCGGACTTTGCAGCCGCCAGTTTGAAAAAGCTGGCGGCTTGGCCGCGTGCGGACATTGTAGCTGTTTATACGCAGCCCGACCGCCCGGCTGGGCGCGGGCACAAGCTGGCTATGTCTGCTGTAAAAAAGCTGGCGCTGGAACTGGGTATTCCCGTATATCAGCCAGCCAGTCTCAAGGGTGCCGAGGCGCAAGCCGAACTGGCGGCCCTGAAGGCTGACGTGCTGGCCGTGGCCGCCTATGGCCTGATTTTACCCGACGCAGTGCTTGCCATGCCGCGTTTTGGGGCCATCAACGTGCACGCTTCCATACTGCCGCGCTTGCGCGGGGCAGCGCCCATTCAGCGGGCGGTTATGGAAGGCTGGCAGCCTGAATCGCGGGCTGGCATATCCATTATGCAGATCGGCAGCAGGCTTGATGCCGGGCCTGTCTACGCTATGAGCGATACGCTCATTGGCGAGCACACCTCTGGCACGTTGCACGACGCTCTGGCTGAAATGGGCGCAGACCTGCTGGAGAAAGTGCTGGACGATATCCTTGAGGGCAGGGCAGTGGCGGTGGAGCAGGACGAAAACCTTTCCACCCACGCCGCCAAAATCGGCAAGCAAGACGGTTTTGTGGACTGGACGCTCAGCGCCGCCCAGGTTCATGCACAAATTCGTGGTGTTACACCAAAGCCCGGTGCGCGTACGGTGCTGCATCTTGATGCCGCCGCCGGCTTTACCACGCAAATTTTGCCCCTCATTGTTTCACCTGGAACAATTGGCGAGTCCACTGCGGGTGAAAAGCCCGGCACCGTGCGTCACGACAGTAACGGACTTGGCGTGGCCTGTTCTGACCGCTGGTATATGTTTGGCCTGGTGCGCCCCGAGGGCCGTAAGGATATGCCTGTGCGTGACCTGCTCAACGGCGGGTTGAAAAATCTGCCTGAGGGATTTTGTGGCACTGCCCGGCAGCCTGAAATTTCTGCATAG